In the Carboxydothermus hydrogenoformans Z-2901 genome, one interval contains:
- a CDS encoding long-chain-fatty-acid--CoA ligase: protein MAAENTAMPWLKHYVKGVRPHIDYPEKTLPELLWETIEKYPGIIATIFLGEKMTYKEFGEKVKRLTRALSQIGIKKGDRVAIMLPNSPQFVMSYFAILSLGGVVVQLNPMYVEREIEYYLNDSGAETIILLDVLYPRARAVKGNTSLKNIIVVNIPQLGTYPGEFGPEVYYFNDLVLNSEPDVPEVAVSPDDVAVLQYTGGTTGVSKGAMLTHKNLVANAYQVREFSHRLFVPGQERILIALPLFHVYGMTTGMNLATCFGGTMILVPRFEAGLILEHIDLYRPTAFPGAPTMYIALLNYPDLTRYDLKSIYVCVSGSAPLPVEVQTKFEEITGAIVVEGYGLSEASPVTHLNPIGGLRKIGSIGVPYPDTLAKIVDLETGEDLPPGEIGELVVKGPQVMKGYWNRPEETAQVLKDGWLYTGDIARMDEDGFFYIVDRKKDMIIASGYNIYPREVEEVLYQHPKVKEAVVVGVPDAYRGETVKAYIVVKDGETLTEQEVIDFCNARLARYKVPRLVEFRSELPKTAVGKVLRRLLREEELKKHGGEKS, encoded by the coding sequence ATGGCTGCCGAAAATACCGCAATGCCCTGGCTAAAGCATTATGTGAAAGGGGTAAGACCGCACATCGACTATCCGGAAAAAACATTACCGGAACTTTTGTGGGAAACGATTGAAAAATATCCGGGAATTATCGCAACTATTTTTTTGGGCGAAAAAATGACGTACAAAGAGTTTGGTGAAAAAGTAAAAAGGTTAACCCGGGCCTTAAGTCAAATTGGGATTAAAAAAGGCGACCGGGTAGCAATTATGCTTCCCAACTCTCCCCAGTTTGTAATGAGCTATTTTGCCATCTTATCTCTGGGCGGGGTTGTCGTTCAGCTTAATCCCATGTACGTCGAGCGGGAAATTGAGTATTACTTAAACGACTCCGGTGCTGAAACGATTATTTTGTTAGATGTTTTATACCCGCGAGCCCGGGCGGTAAAAGGAAACACTTCGCTTAAGAATATTATTGTAGTTAATATTCCACAACTCGGAACATATCCCGGTGAGTTTGGCCCGGAAGTTTATTACTTTAATGATTTGGTGCTAAATAGTGAGCCGGATGTTCCGGAAGTAGCGGTAAGCCCCGATGATGTGGCAGTTTTGCAATATACGGGCGGAACGACCGGCGTTTCGAAGGGAGCAATGTTAACCCATAAAAATTTAGTAGCTAATGCTTACCAGGTGCGAGAATTTTCCCATCGCCTTTTTGTTCCCGGACAGGAGCGAATTTTAATTGCCTTACCTCTTTTCCATGTTTACGGCATGACCACAGGCATGAATTTAGCTACTTGCTTTGGTGGTACCATGATTTTAGTTCCCAGATTTGAGGCAGGCCTTATTTTAGAGCATATCGATCTTTACCGTCCTACCGCTTTTCCCGGTGCTCCTACCATGTATATCGCTTTACTGAACTATCCGGATCTTACCAGGTATGACTTAAAGTCCATCTACGTTTGCGTCAGCGGTTCCGCGCCTCTGCCGGTAGAGGTCCAGACAAAATTTGAAGAAATTACCGGGGCCATAGTGGTGGAAGGCTACGGTTTGTCCGAAGCTTCACCGGTAACCCACTTAAATCCAATTGGCGGCTTAAGAAAAATTGGTTCGATTGGCGTACCTTATCCCGATACCCTTGCTAAAATCGTTGATTTAGAAACGGGGGAAGATTTACCGCCGGGAGAAATTGGCGAGCTGGTAGTAAAAGGACCGCAGGTTATGAAAGGTTACTGGAATCGTCCCGAAGAAACTGCCCAGGTCCTGAAAGACGGCTGGTTATACACCGGTGATATTGCCAGAATGGATGAAGATGGCTTTTTCTACATTGTTGACCGGAAAAAAGACATGATTATTGCCAGCGGTTACAACATTTATCCCCGGGAAGTAGAAGAGGTACTTTACCAGCACCCCAAAGTTAAAGAAGCGGTTGTGGTGGGTGTTCCCGATGCTTACCGGGGAGAAACGGTCAAAGCCTATATTGTGGTTAAAGATGGTGAAACCTTAACGGAGCAGGAAGTAATTGACTTCTGTAACGCTCGCCTGGCCCGCTACAAAGTACCGCGCTTGGTGGAATTCAGATCCGAACTTCCGAAAACTGCCGTGGGTAAAGTTTTACGCCGTCTACTGCGGGAGGAAGAACTAAAAAAGCATGGTGGTGAAAAATCTTGA